One stretch of Psilocybe cubensis strain MGC-MH-2018 chromosome 6, whole genome shotgun sequence DNA includes these proteins:
- a CDS encoding Cytochrome P450 monooxygenase 98 yields the protein MSISTSVIYVVLAIWAAKKLASLLLFNAKRSPYPPGPKPLPLLGNIFDIPPNKFAQTYADWGKKYDSPILHAEALGNHLLILNKREDAIELLEQRAKIYSDRPQMPIIKLMGWEYNVALLSYGDEWRQHRRICQQNFNPQASLKYESIQMTKTHQFLQALLKTPKDYDAHNNVLSIGLTMAMMYGYDIKSPHDPVIETAEAATILGGRLMAPGGSLINVFPLLRHVPLWFPGAISRNAAEEVKRLTNEVVRIPTEFVKKSLADGTAVSSLVTDFYEKKYAGGGSDEEEFIIKNVAYTVYGGECIIVISRRSKDEHMYPLKAASDTTISASGTFFHQMVLNPEIQKKAQAELDRVLGTKRLPTLADRKSLPYIEAIYREVLRFKPPIPISVPHSVTTDDTFKGYFIPEGTTVFPNIWAMTHDEDVYPEPFAFKPERFFDENGKLNNDDRVLAYGFGRRICVGKAIASSSLWLQIASVLACFTIDKAKDENGNEVEINNDYEESALLVRKCKFDCEFNVRSPDFERLILESS from the exons ATGAGTATCTCCACGTCCGTTATCTACGTCGTTTTGGCTATATGGGCAGCGAAGAAGCTGGCAAGCCTACTACTTTTCAATGCCAAAAGGTCACCCTATCCTCCTGGCCCCAAACCGCTGCCTTTGCTGGGGAATATTTTTGATATTCCTCCTAACAAATTTGCGCAGACATACGCTGATTGGGGAAAAAAATATGACA GTCCCATTCTTCATGCGGAAGCTCTAGGAAACCACCTTCTAATCCTCAATAAACGCGAGGATGCAATTGAACTTCTCGAGCAGCGCGCAAAAATATATTCCGACAGACCTCAGATGCCAATCATCAAACT TATGGGATGGGAGTATAATGTAGCACTCTTAAGCTACGGCGATGAATGGAGACAGCATCGGAGGATCTGCCAACAAAACTTCAACCCCCAAGCATCTCTGAAATATGAATCGATACAAATGACTAAAACTCATCAATTCCTTCAAGCCCTCCTCAAGACGCCGAAAGACTACGATGCTCATAATAACGT CCTTTCCATCGGTCTGACAATGGCCATGATGTATGGTTATGACATCAAATCTCCTCACGACCCAGTCATTGAAACCGCGGAAGCGGCTACTATCCTTGGAGGTCGCCTCATGGCGCCTGGCGGTAGCCTCATCAAtgtttttcctcttcttcgtcatgtCCCACTATGGTTCCCTGGAGCCATATCGCGAAATGCGGCCGAAGAAGTGAAAAGGTTAACCAACGAAGTGGTGAGAATCCCAACGGAATTTGTAAAGAAAAGCTTG GCGGATGGAACTGCTGTGTCGTCTCTAGTCACTGATTTTTATGAGAAAAAGTATGCCGGTGGTGGATCTGACGAAGAGGAGTTTATAATCAAGAATGTTGCCTATACAGTCTATGGTGGTGAGTGTATTATCGTGATATCACGGAGGTCTAAGGATGAACATATGTACCCACTTAAAGCGGCTTCGGATACT ACGATATCCGCATCTGGGACCTTCTTCCACCAAATGGTTCTCAATCCGGAAATTCAGAAAAAAGCGCAGGCCGAATTAGATCGCGTACTGGGAACAAAAAGACTTCCGACATTGGCGGACCGCAAGTCTCTGCCTTACATTGAGGCCATCTATCGGGAAGTCTTGCGCTTCAAACCTCCTATTCCCATCAGTGTACCGCACTCTGTCACTACCGATGACACATTCAAGGGATACTTTATTCCTGAAG GCACCACTGTTTTCCCCAATATTTG GGCTATGACACATGATGAAGACGTTTATCCAGAACCATTCGCATTCAAACCTGAAAGATTTTTCGACGAAAACGGCAAGCTAAATAATGACGATAGGGTTCTGGCGTATGGTTTTGGACGCAG GATATGTGTTGGTAAAGCGATCGCCAGCTCTTCA TTGTGGCTACAAATCGCGTCTGTTCTTGCCTGCTTTACCATTGACAAAGCCAAGGACGAAAACGGCAACGAAGTCGAAATTAATAACGACTACGAAGAGTCCGCGTTGCTTGT GCGCAAATgcaagtttgattgtgaaTTCAACGTCCGTTCCCCCGACTTCGAGAGACTCATTTTGGAATCGTCTTAA